In Candidatus Binatus sp., the DNA window CCCCCTGGACGATTGCCTCCTTTCAGCGTGAACTGACCCTGCCATTCTCGCGCATCATGGCCGCGCTCCCGGTGGCAAGCCACGAGCATGGGCGCGACGACAACGACAATGGAAAGATTGCCGGCTTTCTCTGCCGATGGCTGATCGCCGACGAATGCCACGTGCTCAATATCGCCGTGCACCCCCAGTCGCGCCGACTCGGGATCGGCATCGTGTTGCTAACCGAAGCAATCGCCGAGGCAAGATCGACTGGGGCAGGCATGGTTACGCTGGAAGTTCGCCGTTCAAATCTGGCTGCGCGGCAGCTTTACCGTAAATTTAAGTTCGAAGAACGGCGTTTGAGGCGACATTACTACGGCCCCGGTGAAGACGCGATCATCATGGAACTAAGGTTGGACTGACCTGATTCGGCGGTCAATTCCGAACATTGTTCTATCCAGTCTGGCGGCTTTCAGCTTCTTTTTAAGACCGGGGTTACAAATCAAGTAACTTTGTGTCATAATGGACCTACATTCCAGGCTGATCGGATCGGTGATGAACCCATGAACTGCGCGGTTATCAACCCATATCCGAAATCCAAAGCCTGCCATCGAGTGCCATTAGTGCGATGAATTTGCCGTTCAAGAAGGGTGAAAAAGTGGTCTATCCCGCCCATGGGGTAGCCGTGATTGAAGACATCCAGATGCGGGTTATCTCCGGGACGGAGCGACGTTTCTACATGCTCCGAATCCTCGGCACCGAGAAGATGACCATCATGATCCCGACCGAAAACGTCGAGTCGGTCGGGCTTCGGCGCGTTATCGGAAAGGATATGGTGGAAAAAATTTACCGTATCCTGCGCCAGCGCAAGGTCGAGGTCGATACGCAAACCTGGAACCGCCGCTATCGCGAATATACGGAGAAGATCAAGACTGGTTCTCCGCTGGAAATCGCCAAGGTGCTGCGCGACCTGTTGGTGCTCAAGAGCGACAAGGAGTTGTCGTTCGGCGAGCGCAAGATGCTCGACACGGCGCGATCCTTGCTCGTCAAGGAATTGTCGATTGCCAAGGCGCATCCGGAAGAGAAAATCATGGAAGAACTGAAGGTGATCTTCGCGAATTAGCCGCCGCCGTCAATTCAATTGTGTGAATAGGGCCGGGATTTTCTCCCGGCCTTTTCATTTTTGTCGAGACGGCCTGCGATTTTGTTGAAGGCAAAGATTCGGTGTGCGAATCTCGCTGGCATGGCAAAGTGGCGAATAATCCTGCACGCGGCGATTTCCTCGGGCACGGCCGTAAATTGAAAGCCTCGGCGATCATCGTTGCGGCGGGCAGCGGCGTGCGGCTTGGGCCGGGCGTGCCCAAGGCGTTCGTGAAGATCGGCGGCCGCACGATGCTCTCGTATTCGCTCGGCGCCGTCGGACAAGTCAGTGCGATCGGCGAAGTTGTGATAACAGTGCCCGAGGGATTCGAAAGCGCGGCGCGCGCCGAAGCCGCGGCGGCCGGGCTTGGCGTGCCGGTCAAGATTACGCCGGGCGGTATCGAGCGGCAGGATTCGGTTCGAATCGCGCTCGGGCTGACCAGCTCAGAGAGCGAGCTGGTGATCGTGCACGACGCGGCGCGTCCGCTGGCACGGCCTGCAATCTTCGAGGCGTGCATGGCGGCAGCGGCGCGGGCCGGCGGTGCGATCGCGGCGATCCCGGTGGCCGATACGTTGAAGCGCGTCGCGGACAGCGGCAGCGCGATCGTAGAGACCGTCGGGCGGGCCGGGCTATGGCAAGCGCAAACTCCGCAGGCATTTCGCCGCGCGGTGCTGGTCGCGGCGCATCAGCGCGCAGTCAACGAGGGAATCGTCGCGACCGATGACGCGGACCTGGTCGAGCGGACGGGAGTTCGCGTCGAAGTGGTCGAAGGCTCGACCGCGAACATCAAGATCACGACACCATCCGATCTCGCGATCGCCGAGGCAATCATCGCCGCTGGGATGGCGCAGTAGCGCTCGTCCTACATCGGCTCCGGCTCGTATCCGGCCCGCTCGATCAGCTCGCGGGTTCGCGACCAGTCCCATCCCGCGGTGGTCAGGTAGCCGTTGACGAAAATCGAATTCACCGCGCTGAACAATTCGGCTTGGCGCGCGCCAACATTGAGTTCACGGCCGCCCGCCGCGCGGACCTCGCTGCGCGGATTGAGGATGCGGAACAGGCACGCGGCCTTGAGACACTTCTCGGGCGTGAGCGCGCGCCTGGACTCGAGCGGGGTGCCCTTTATCGGATGCAGAAAATTCAGCGGCACCGAATCGATCGCGAGGCGCCGCGTCGAGTAGGCGAGATCGATTATGTCATCGTCGGTCTCGCCCATCCCGATGATTCCTCCCGAGCAAGTCGATAATCCCGCTGCGCGCACGTTGCCGAGAGTCTCTACCCGATCGTCCCAGGTGTGCGTCGTGCAAATTTCCGGATAGAAGCGGCGGCTGGTGTTGAGGTTGTGATTTATCCATCCCGCGCCCGCGCTCTTGAGCTCGCCCGCCTGCCCGCGGTTCATCAGGCCGATCGACAGGCACAGCTCCAGCCCCGGCAACTCGGCGCGGATTCGATCGCACGCCTCGCCGAGATGCTCGACATCATTGCGCGCCGGACCGCGCATGCTGCAGACCATGCAGTAGCGGCGCGCGCCGCTCTCGACCGCGATTCGTGCGCCCTCGATCAATTTGGCGGCGCTCTGCATCTTGTAAACCGGGATATCGGCTTTCGAGATGCGCGATTGCGAGCAATAGCTGCAATCCTCGGCGCAGATGCCGCTTTGCGCATTGCGCAGCATGCAAATCTTCACCCGGCGGCCGAATGCGGCCTCGCGCACGGCGCTCGTCGCGGCGAGCAAATCAGCCAGCCGATGGTCGGGGCAATTCAGGATTGCCGCGGCGGTC includes these proteins:
- a CDS encoding CarD family transcriptional regulator — protein: MNLPFKKGEKVVYPAHGVAVIEDIQMRVISGTERRFYMLRILGTEKMTIMIPTENVESVGLRRVIGKDMVEKIYRILRQRKVEVDTQTWNRRYREYTEKIKTGSPLEIAKVLRDLLVLKSDKELSFGERKMLDTARSLLVKELSIAKAHPEEKIMEELKVIFAN
- the rimI gene encoding ribosomal protein S18-alanine N-acetyltransferase, with translation MAIHIRDATERDLPRILEIERLAFPAPWTIASFQRELTLPFSRIMAALPVASHEHGRDDNDNGKIAGFLCRWLIADECHVLNIAVHPQSRRLGIGIVLLTEAIAEARSTGAGMVTLEVRRSNLAARQLYRKFKFEERRLRRHYYGPGEDAIIMELRLD
- the ispD gene encoding 2-C-methyl-D-erythritol 4-phosphate cytidylyltransferase — its product is MANNPARGDFLGHGRKLKASAIIVAAGSGVRLGPGVPKAFVKIGGRTMLSYSLGAVGQVSAIGEVVITVPEGFESAARAEAAAAGLGVPVKITPGGIERQDSVRIALGLTSSESELVIVHDAARPLARPAIFEACMAAAARAGGAIAAIPVADTLKRVADSGSAIVETVGRAGLWQAQTPQAFRRAVLVAAHQRAVNEGIVATDDADLVERTGVRVEVVEGSTANIKITTPSDLAIAEAIIAAGMAQ
- the bioB gene encoding biotin synthase BioB, with the protein product MLKFEEIDLDRMAEEVLAGKEIARETAAAILNCPDHRLADLLAATSAVREAAFGRRVKICMLRNAQSGICAEDCSYCSQSRISKADIPVYKMQSAAKLIEGARIAVESGARRYCMVCSMRGPARNDVEHLGEACDRIRAELPGLELCLSIGLMNRGQAGELKSAGAGWINHNLNTSRRFYPEICTTHTWDDRVETLGNVRAAGLSTCSGGIIGMGETDDDIIDLAYSTRRLAIDSVPLNFLHPIKGTPLESRRALTPEKCLKAACLFRILNPRSEVRAAGGRELNVGARQAELFSAVNSIFVNGYLTTAGWDWSRTRELIERAGYEPEPM